A window of the Vibrio pomeroyi genome harbors these coding sequences:
- a CDS encoding CobW family GTP-binding protein: MSSDEKPLLGIPTNIITGFLGVGKTTAILNLMKNKPADENWAILVNEFGEIGVDGSLIQGNDSKQQVFIREVPGGCMCCAAGLPMQIALNQLLSEAKPDRLLIEPTGLGHPKEVLEVLSSEHYRKVLSLQKNVTLVDARKLSDTRYSEHDTFNQQITIADTIVGNKVDLYKSGDAEKLAEYVAQVCHPDTKLIFAHHGKIPYDEFDGNSNFYHHQAHRHHHHHHHHHHKQDKPLASELPMPESGMIKASNQGEGFESIGWRFAADKLFDHQRLRRFLVGLKVERMKAVFITPNGIFGYNLTEDGLTESELDECSETRIEVIGYSIDSDLENQLLACQI; this comes from the coding sequence ATGAGCTCTGATGAAAAGCCTCTCTTGGGTATTCCAACCAATATCATTACCGGCTTTCTCGGCGTAGGTAAAACTACCGCGATTCTCAACCTAATGAAGAACAAGCCTGCAGATGAGAACTGGGCGATTTTGGTGAACGAATTTGGAGAAATCGGCGTAGACGGCAGTTTGATACAAGGGAACGACAGCAAACAACAAGTGTTTATCCGAGAAGTGCCTGGCGGCTGTATGTGTTGCGCGGCTGGTTTACCGATGCAAATAGCGCTGAATCAACTGCTGTCTGAGGCAAAACCTGATCGCTTGTTGATAGAACCTACCGGGCTTGGTCACCCTAAAGAAGTGTTAGAAGTCTTGTCTTCTGAGCACTACCGTAAGGTGTTGTCACTTCAGAAGAACGTGACTTTGGTCGACGCCCGTAAGCTATCTGACACACGCTACTCTGAACACGATACCTTCAATCAGCAAATCACCATTGCCGATACCATCGTGGGTAATAAAGTCGATCTCTACAAAAGTGGCGATGCAGAAAAACTGGCTGAGTACGTTGCACAGGTTTGTCACCCTGACACTAAGCTGATCTTTGCTCATCATGGTAAGATCCCATACGACGAGTTTGATGGAAACAGTAATTTCTATCACCACCAAGCTCATAGGCACCATCACCACCATCACCATCACCATCATAAGCAAGATAAGCCACTCGCTTCAGAATTACCGATGCCAGAGAGCGGTATGATAAAGGCGAGCAACCAAGGTGAAGGGTTTGAAAGTATTGGTTGGCGATTCGCGGCTGACAAACTGTTCGACCACCAGCGTTTACGACGATTTCTAGTCGGCTTGAAAGTCGAACGCATGAAAGCAGTGTTCATTACTCCAAATGGTATCTTTGGCTACAACTTAACAGAGGATGGTTTGACCGAATCAGAACTCGATGAGTGCAGTGAAACCAGAATTGAAGTCATTGGTTACAGCATCGACAGTGACCTAGAAAACCAATTGTTGGCGTGTCAGATCTAA
- a CDS encoding LbetaH domain-containing protein: protein MLRRNPSGHMPEVSETAFIDPTAIICGKVIIEDNVFIGPYAVIRADEVNEQGDMEAIVIKRDTNIQDGVVIHSKAGAAVTIGERSSIAHRSIIHGPCQVCDDVFIGFNSVVFNAVIGKGCVIRHNCVVDGHDLPENFHVPPMTNIGSRFDLNNISKVPPEYSAFSESVVSANHTLVQGYRRIANEL from the coding sequence ATGTTAAGAAGAAATCCAAGCGGTCACATGCCTGAAGTATCGGAGACCGCTTTCATTGACCCGACCGCCATCATCTGTGGCAAGGTCATCATTGAAGACAACGTCTTTATTGGCCCTTACGCTGTGATTCGTGCTGACGAGGTCAACGAACAGGGTGACATGGAAGCCATTGTGATTAAGCGCGACACCAACATTCAAGATGGTGTGGTTATTCACTCAAAAGCTGGCGCAGCCGTCACTATTGGTGAACGCTCATCCATTGCTCACCGATCTATTATTCATGGTCCTTGTCAGGTCTGTGACGACGTATTTATTGGCTTCAATTCCGTCGTCTTTAATGCGGTGATTGGCAAAGGTTGTGTGATTCGCCATAACTGCGTGGTAGACGGACACGACTTACCTGAGAACTTCCACGTACCACCAATGACCAACATCGGTTCAAGGTTTGATTTGAACAATATCTCAAAGGTACCACCTGAGTATTCTGCGTTTTCAGAGTCCGTTGTTTCGGCAAACCATACCCTTGTTCAAGGTTATAGGAGAATTGCCAATGAGCTCTGA
- a CDS encoding dihydroorotase, with translation MSATLIKNARMVNEGIVTETDVLVVDQRIEKIANHISPSPNDEVIDAQGCYLIPGMIDDQVHFREPGLTHKGSIATESRAAVAGGITSYMEMPNVNPATTTIEALEKKFDIAAQSSLANYSFYLGATEDNLEQIKRLDPTKHCGVKVFMGASTGNLLVEDPQALDAIFRDSPVLIVTHCESGPVIAKNQEQLRKEKAVFTIEDHPIIRDDKACYASSSYAIELAKKHNSQLHVLHITTEKELAQFEVGPIQGKRITAEACVHHLWFSNKDYATLGNQIKCNPAVKYPSDRDALLAALSTGQIDIIATDHAPHTWEEKQVPYEQAPAGLPLVQHALLSLFDHVRAGALTVEQVVEKTSHNPAIRYAIQERGYIREGYFADLVLVDPQTPTLVSNNNSLYQCGWSPFAGHEFSAQIKHTWVNGAKVYSNPESPENQHTHTADTSKDISGDIVTPAMRLSFER, from the coding sequence ATGTCTGCAACGCTCATAAAGAATGCCCGCATGGTTAACGAAGGCATCGTCACCGAAACAGATGTATTGGTCGTCGACCAGCGAATCGAAAAGATCGCAAACCACATTTCACCAAGCCCAAACGATGAGGTCATTGACGCGCAAGGCTGTTACCTAATTCCTGGAATGATTGATGACCAAGTTCACTTTCGTGAGCCGGGTTTAACTCACAAAGGCTCAATCGCCACTGAGTCACGAGCTGCGGTTGCAGGCGGTATTACCAGCTATATGGAGATGCCAAACGTAAACCCTGCAACAACGACCATTGAAGCCTTAGAAAAAAAGTTCGATATTGCAGCACAAAGCTCTCTAGCAAATTACTCGTTTTATCTGGGAGCGACCGAAGACAACCTCGAACAAATTAAGCGTCTCGACCCAACTAAACACTGTGGTGTTAAGGTGTTTATGGGCGCTTCAACGGGCAACTTGTTGGTTGAAGATCCTCAAGCACTCGATGCCATATTCCGTGATTCTCCCGTCCTAATTGTCACCCACTGTGAAAGCGGGCCTGTTATCGCCAAGAACCAAGAACAATTAAGAAAAGAGAAAGCGGTTTTCACGATTGAAGATCACCCCATTATAAGAGACGACAAAGCTTGTTATGCCTCTTCTTCTTATGCGATTGAGCTAGCTAAAAAACACAACAGTCAACTTCATGTGCTGCACATCACGACAGAAAAAGAACTCGCTCAGTTTGAAGTCGGCCCCATTCAAGGAAAACGCATTACCGCAGAAGCTTGTGTCCATCACCTATGGTTTAGCAACAAAGATTACGCAACGCTCGGTAACCAAATTAAGTGCAATCCAGCCGTCAAATACCCTAGTGATAGAGACGCTCTATTAGCAGCGTTGAGCACAGGCCAAATCGACATCATCGCGACAGATCACGCGCCACATACATGGGAAGAGAAACAAGTTCCTTACGAACAAGCACCTGCCGGCTTACCTCTGGTACAGCACGCCTTATTGAGTCTGTTTGACCACGTGCGAGCTGGAGCCTTGACTGTCGAACAGGTGGTCGAGAAAACCTCACATAACCCAGCGATCCGTTATGCGATACAGGAACGCGGCTATATCCGTGAGGGCTACTTCGCCGATTTAGTATTAGTCGATCCACAGACACCAACTCTAGTCAGTAATAACAACAGCTTGTATCAATGTGGGTGGTCACCGTTCGCAGGGCACGAATTCTCTGCTCAGATCAAGCACACCTGGGTCAATGGCGCCAAGGTGTATAGCAATCCAGAATCCCCTGAGAACCAACATACACATACCGCTGATACATCAAAAGACATATCGGGTGACATTGTCACTCCAGCAATGAGGCTGTCATTCGAGCGCTAG
- a CDS encoding Fur family transcriptional regulator, with protein sequence MRDVEAIIKHVKQGCKTNGKQFTAKRLLILRALVHADKALSAYEIVDYCKEHFDQNVQAMSVYRVLEFLEEHHLAHKLKVSNKFILCDHILCEHEHGIPQFLICSKCDKISEQTIHPAIIRDLQSHAKQEGFTVVSPQLEISCVCDECANQNEPASTQ encoded by the coding sequence ATGAGAGACGTCGAAGCGATCATTAAGCATGTAAAACAAGGCTGCAAAACCAATGGCAAACAGTTTACGGCAAAGAGGCTGTTGATATTACGTGCGTTGGTACACGCCGACAAAGCGCTGTCTGCCTATGAAATTGTCGATTACTGTAAAGAGCACTTTGATCAGAATGTTCAGGCAATGTCGGTTTATCGAGTATTGGAGTTCCTAGAAGAGCACCACTTGGCGCACAAACTGAAAGTCTCCAATAAGTTCATACTTTGCGACCATATTCTTTGCGAACATGAGCATGGCATCCCCCAATTTTTGATCTGTTCCAAGTGCGACAAGATCAGCGAGCAAACCATCCACCCTGCCATTATTCGTGACCTTCAATCTCATGCTAAACAAGAAGGCTTCACCGTTGTTAGCCCTCAGTTAGAGATAAGCTGTGTGTGCGACGAATGTGCGAACCAAAATGAGCCCGCTTCCACTCAATGA
- the ihfA gene encoding integration host factor subunit alpha: protein MALTKADLAENLFETLGYSKRDAKETVEVFFEEVRKALENGEQVKLSGFGNFDLREKNERPGRNPKTGEDIPISARRVVTFRPGQKLKARVENIKIEK, encoded by the coding sequence ATGGCACTCACGAAGGCCGATTTGGCTGAGAACCTGTTTGAGACACTCGGATACAGCAAGCGGGATGCCAAGGAAACGGTGGAAGTGTTTTTCGAAGAAGTTCGTAAAGCGCTCGAAAATGGCGAACAGGTAAAACTGTCTGGTTTTGGTAATTTTGATCTTCGCGAGAAAAACGAGCGACCTGGTCGTAACCCGAAAACTGGTGAAGACATTCCAATTTCTGCTCGACGTGTTGTTACTTTTAGACCGGGACAAAAACTAAAGGCCCGTGTCGAAAATATTAAAATCGAGAAGTAG
- a CDS encoding SDR family oxidoreductase yields the protein MKIAVTAASGKLGSAIVEATVKLTSKDQVVALARTPERALGLGVEVRPGDYEDAHQLEQSLQGVDVVLLVSGMDAPDKRIGQHRNVIEAAKKAGVRKIVYTSVQGAEENTAFSPVIQSNRQTEQDVRESGLEWVNGRNGIYIEPDIEYIDSYKKAGGIFNCAGEGKCGYTTREELGYAYARMLVEDKHNGNTYNLHGDAITQAQLTDYMNGAFGTDLTFTSMSVEEYRLDRVAELGDFIGTVIAGIYQGILEGKSDNPSHFEQAAGRKHVSWQDYFSELKSQQ from the coding sequence ATGAAGATTGCTGTTACCGCCGCAAGTGGGAAGTTGGGCTCTGCTATCGTAGAAGCCACCGTCAAATTAACCTCGAAAGATCAAGTGGTCGCTCTAGCAAGAACACCAGAGCGCGCTCTCGGCTTGGGAGTCGAAGTACGTCCGGGTGATTATGAGGATGCTCACCAGCTCGAACAGTCATTGCAAGGTGTGGATGTTGTCTTGTTAGTGTCTGGTATGGATGCTCCGGATAAGCGTATTGGACAGCATCGTAATGTGATTGAAGCCGCCAAAAAGGCAGGCGTGAGAAAGATTGTTTATACCAGCGTACAAGGGGCCGAGGAGAACACGGCATTTTCCCCTGTTATTCAAAGTAACCGTCAAACAGAGCAAGATGTCCGTGAGAGTGGACTGGAATGGGTGAACGGCCGCAATGGTATCTATATCGAACCCGACATCGAATACATCGATAGCTACAAGAAAGCAGGGGGCATCTTTAACTGCGCAGGTGAAGGCAAGTGTGGCTATACAACCCGAGAAGAGCTGGGTTACGCATACGCCCGCATGCTTGTTGAAGATAAACACAACGGCAATACCTACAATCTACATGGCGATGCCATTACTCAAGCACAACTAACGGATTACATGAATGGCGCGTTTGGGACCGATCTTACATTCACATCGATGAGTGTTGAAGAGTATCGACTAGACCGAGTAGCTGAATTGGGTGACTTTATTGGAACGGTTATTGCGGGTATCTATCAAGGCATCCTTGAAGGGAAGTCGGATAACCCGAGTCATTTCGAACAAGCTGCAGGGCGCAAGCATGTTAGTTGGCAAGATTACTTTTCAGAACTTAAGTCTCAACAATAG
- a CDS encoding ABC transporter substrate-binding protein — MQINKSMLSFALLAAFSAHASADECGEITIADMNWNSASLIAHVDQFILNNGYGCEADLIPGDSVPTGTSMIEKGQPNVAPELWTNGIKEALDKGVADKRLRYAGKSLVNGGEEGFWVPNYLVEQYPEMTTIEGVIKHAKLFEHPEDDEKFAFYSCPAGWTCQITSEHLFNAMGLDKHGFEMVDPGSGAALAGTIAKAYEREKPWFGYYWSPTPVLGKYDMVKVDFGSGTDIEEFRNCTTQPDCESPKVTMYPPAPVHTITTEAFANNEPLAYQYFEKRGFTNKQMSELLAWMEDNQADAEEAMYYFLESSPQVWKPWVSASVATNVEEAL, encoded by the coding sequence ATGCAGATTAACAAATCCATGCTTTCCTTCGCGCTACTTGCTGCGTTTTCTGCACACGCTAGTGCTGACGAATGTGGAGAGATCACCATTGCGGACATGAACTGGAACTCGGCGAGCCTGATTGCCCACGTTGACCAATTCATTTTAAATAACGGCTACGGTTGTGAAGCGGATTTAATCCCCGGTGATAGCGTCCCTACAGGCACATCAATGATTGAAAAGGGTCAACCTAATGTTGCGCCGGAGCTTTGGACTAACGGCATCAAAGAAGCGTTGGATAAGGGTGTTGCGGATAAGCGCCTACGTTACGCGGGTAAGTCTTTGGTCAACGGCGGTGAAGAAGGCTTCTGGGTACCTAACTACCTTGTTGAACAGTATCCTGAGATGACGACAATCGAAGGTGTCATCAAACACGCTAAGTTATTCGAACATCCAGAAGACGATGAAAAGTTCGCATTCTATAGCTGCCCGGCAGGATGGACATGCCAGATAACTTCCGAGCACTTGTTTAATGCGATGGGTTTAGATAAACATGGATTTGAAATGGTGGATCCGGGTTCAGGTGCTGCACTTGCAGGAACCATTGCCAAAGCTTATGAGCGTGAGAAGCCATGGTTTGGTTACTATTGGTCACCAACACCTGTGCTAGGTAAATACGATATGGTTAAGGTCGATTTCGGTAGCGGTACCGACATTGAGGAATTCCGTAACTGTACGACACAACCCGATTGTGAATCTCCTAAAGTGACCATGTATCCACCAGCACCGGTTCACACAATTACTACAGAAGCCTTTGCTAATAATGAGCCTCTTGCTTACCAATACTTTGAAAAACGTGGTTTTACCAATAAACAAATGAGCGAGTTGTTGGCCTGGATGGAAGACAACCAAGCCGACGCCGAAGAAGCCATGTATTACTTTCTAGAAAGCTCACCACAAGTATGGAAGCCTTGGGTATCAGCAAGTGTCGCCACCAATGTGGAAGAAGCGCTGTAA
- a CDS encoding RelA/SpoT domain-containing protein — protein sequence MSVFLRTTALMLLVLSRAPAFAAAPVSTSSTDQSRTPAQNQVSSNVFRHSLSGLYGIKAFDSRPTQPYTDFDILYSKAHQAQAELETICKSTALLTNSEALFAGVKSQARAEEKIDLELDGDVTRITDLARATIIANDVESLVEVYESLSREADVVKLKNKFKSPADSGYRDLNLLVRLPKTNIIAEVQLHLKAIADVKSGPEHELYEIIQGIERHAIAEKRPINDIEAAQINSLRRQSLELYQQAWQPYITTHIKAA from the coding sequence ATGAGTGTATTTCTCCGTACGACGGCCCTAATGCTTCTAGTATTGAGCCGAGCGCCTGCATTCGCAGCAGCACCTGTTTCAACGAGTTCAACTGATCAATCGCGCACTCCAGCGCAAAACCAAGTTTCATCAAACGTATTCCGCCATAGCCTAAGCGGTCTATATGGCATTAAAGCATTCGACTCACGTCCGACTCAGCCTTATACCGATTTCGACATCCTTTACAGCAAAGCTCACCAAGCACAAGCTGAGCTAGAAACTATCTGTAAAAGTACTGCCCTACTAACCAATTCAGAAGCCCTGTTCGCAGGTGTTAAATCTCAAGCTCGTGCAGAAGAGAAAATTGACCTTGAGCTTGATGGCGATGTAACAAGAATTACCGACTTAGCTCGTGCAACGATTATCGCAAATGACGTAGAGAGCTTGGTTGAAGTGTACGAATCACTAAGTCGTGAAGCGGACGTTGTGAAATTGAAAAACAAGTTTAAGTCACCTGCTGATTCTGGCTACCGTGACCTTAACCTGTTAGTTCGTTTGCCTAAAACCAACATCATTGCTGAAGTTCAACTTCACTTGAAAGCGATTGCTGATGTGAAAAGTGGCCCAGAGCACGAACTATACGAAATCATCCAAGGCATTGAGCGTCACGCAATTGCAGAAAAACGCCCAATCAACGACATCGAAGCGGCGCAAATCAATAGCCTAAGACGTCAATCTTTAGAGCTATACCAACAAGCATGGCAGCCGTACATTACAACGCACATTAAAGCGGCTTAA
- a CDS encoding thiopurine S-methyltransferase, which yields MNNPEFWHNKWAANQIGFHLEDVNPLLIEFWKKTDPSYEKSVFVPLCGKSEDLIWLASKHEEVQGVELSQIAVRAFFSEHFYTPTVTQINGQHELYQFDELSVYTGDYFTAPIQPVDIIYDRASLVALPEEMRVQYVERLKQLLKPGGKILLVTLDYDQSEMAGPPFSVPKLEIDQLFEGYKITLLNQDIADDEHPKIAKKGLSRFCEEVYLIESDA from the coding sequence ATGAATAATCCTGAATTTTGGCACAATAAATGGGCAGCCAACCAAATTGGTTTCCACCTTGAAGATGTAAACCCACTTCTGATTGAATTTTGGAAAAAAACCGACCCTAGCTACGAGAAGAGTGTGTTTGTCCCACTTTGTGGCAAAAGCGAAGATCTGATTTGGTTAGCGTCTAAACATGAAGAGGTTCAAGGGGTTGAGCTTAGCCAAATCGCGGTACGCGCATTTTTCTCAGAGCATTTTTACACGCCGACTGTGACTCAAATTAATGGTCAGCATGAGCTTTACCAATTCGATGAACTGAGTGTTTACACGGGTGACTACTTCACAGCGCCTATTCAGCCTGTTGACATTATTTATGACCGCGCTTCTTTAGTGGCATTGCCTGAAGAGATGCGAGTGCAGTATGTCGAGCGTTTGAAACAACTACTGAAACCGGGCGGTAAGATCCTTCTGGTGACGCTGGATTATGACCAAAGCGAAATGGCTGGGCCTCCGTTTAGCGTGCCTAAGCTAGAAATTGATCAGTTGTTCGAAGGTTATAAGATCACATTGTTGAATCAGGACATCGCAGACGATGAACATCCTAAGATTGCGAAGAAAGGGTTGTCTCGCTTCTGTGAAGAAGTGTATTTGATTGAGTCAGACGCTTAA
- the purT gene encoding formate-dependent phosphoribosylglycinamide formyltransferase produces MFGTATRENATRVLLLGSGELGKEVAIECQRLGLEVIACDRYADAPAMQVAHRSHVLDMLDGDALQAIIELEKPDYVVPEIEAIATSKLVELEAQGLNVVPTANATKLTMNREGIRRLAAEELKLSTSPYRFADTFEDFSAAVEFVGMPCVVKPVMSSSGKGQSVIKTEEDIQKSWDYAQEGGRTGAGRVIVEGFIDFDYEITLLTVRAVDGVHFCAPIGHRQEDGDYRESWQPQVMSDNALKAAQYTAEQVVNALGGHGIFGVELFVKGDHVIFNEVSPRPHDTGLVTLMSQDSSEFALHVRAFTGMPIKSITQYGPCASAVILGQGTSTNIRFEGLAEALDAPQTQVRLFGKPDIDGRRRLGVALTRRNSTETAIEDAIESASKVKVIY; encoded by the coding sequence ATGTTTGGTACTGCTACTCGTGAAAATGCTACTCGTGTACTTCTATTAGGTTCAGGTGAACTCGGAAAAGAAGTTGCTATCGAGTGCCAACGTTTAGGTTTAGAAGTTATTGCTTGTGACCGTTATGCAGACGCACCAGCAATGCAAGTTGCGCACCGTAGCCATGTATTAGATATGTTAGATGGTGATGCTCTACAAGCTATCATTGAGCTAGAAAAACCAGATTATGTGGTTCCTGAAATTGAAGCTATTGCCACCAGCAAGTTAGTTGAACTTGAAGCACAAGGCTTAAATGTTGTTCCAACGGCGAATGCAACCAAACTAACGATGAACCGCGAAGGTATTCGTCGTTTAGCTGCTGAAGAGTTGAAACTAAGCACTTCGCCTTACCGCTTTGCAGACACCTTTGAAGATTTTTCAGCCGCTGTTGAGTTCGTGGGTATGCCTTGCGTTGTTAAGCCAGTAATGAGTTCTTCAGGCAAAGGCCAAAGCGTTATCAAAACCGAAGAAGATATCCAGAAATCTTGGGACTACGCACAAGAAGGCGGTCGTACTGGCGCGGGTCGTGTGATCGTTGAAGGCTTCATCGACTTTGATTACGAAATCACGCTTCTAACCGTTCGTGCAGTCGACGGTGTTCATTTCTGTGCGCCTATCGGTCACCGCCAAGAAGACGGTGACTACCGTGAATCATGGCAGCCACAGGTCATGTCTGACAACGCTCTGAAAGCGGCGCAATACACGGCAGAGCAAGTGGTTAACGCACTAGGCGGTCACGGCATCTTCGGTGTTGAACTGTTCGTTAAAGGCGACCACGTGATCTTCAATGAAGTCTCCCCTCGCCCACACGATACTGGCTTAGTGACTCTGATGTCTCAAGACTCATCGGAATTTGCACTACACGTACGCGCATTTACAGGTATGCCGATCAAATCAATTACTCAGTATGGCCCTTGTGCCTCTGCAGTAATCCTTGGCCAAGGCACATCAACGAATATCCGCTTTGAAGGCCTTGCAGAAGCGCTAGACGCACCACAAACGCAGGTTCGTCTGTTTGGTAAGCCTGACATTGATGGTCGCCGTCGTCTAGGTGTAGCGTTAACTCGTCGTAATAGCACAGAAACAGCAATCGAAGATGCCATTGAAAGTGCTTCGAAAGTGAAAGTGATTTACTAA
- the cdd gene encoding cytidine deaminase: MNSRITLALESAPSSMKALLSDIVLADNFDATLSPEQFSSLLQASGLTDDELRIALLPFAAAYSYAPLSDFYVGAIVRGLSGTLYFGANLEIAGAQLGQTVHAEQSAISHAWMKGEQGISDITINFSPCGHCRQFMNELTTAKELKVQLPQRDEMSLQEYLPDSFGPADLGVTTGLMTKLDHKYTTEETTPIVVEALAALNRSHAPYTKNLSGVSLQLTSGEVFTGAYAENAAFNPSLPPLQVALIQLKLAGFDFEQIESAALVEIAEGSISHLADTQSTLEAINPDIPVTYLAI, from the coding sequence ATGAACAGTCGTATTACCCTGGCGCTGGAAAGTGCTCCATCATCAATGAAAGCGCTTTTAAGTGACATCGTATTAGCAGACAACTTTGACGCGACATTGTCTCCAGAACAGTTCTCTAGCCTGCTTCAAGCAAGTGGTTTAACAGATGACGAACTACGTATCGCACTACTTCCTTTTGCTGCTGCGTATTCATACGCTCCATTATCTGACTTTTACGTTGGTGCAATCGTGCGTGGTTTGTCTGGTACTTTGTACTTTGGTGCAAACCTTGAGATCGCTGGCGCACAACTTGGCCAAACAGTACACGCTGAGCAATCTGCAATCAGCCATGCATGGATGAAAGGCGAGCAAGGCATCTCAGATATCACCATCAACTTTAGTCCTTGTGGTCACTGTCGTCAGTTTATGAACGAACTGACCACAGCGAAAGAGCTTAAAGTTCAGCTTCCACAACGCGATGAGATGTCACTACAAGAATACCTTCCAGACTCTTTTGGCCCTGCTGATTTAGGTGTGACGACTGGGCTAATGACTAAGCTCGATCATAAGTACACGACTGAAGAAACAACTCCTATTGTTGTAGAAGCACTAGCAGCACTAAACCGCAGTCACGCTCCTTACACCAAAAACCTAAGTGGCGTTTCACTACAGCTGACGTCGGGTGAGGTTTTCACCGGTGCTTACGCTGAAAACGCAGCATTCAACCCTAGCCTACCGCCTCTGCAAGTGGCATTGATTCAACTCAAACTGGCGGGGTTCGACTTTGAACAAATTGAAAGTGCAGCTTTGGTTGAAATAGCTGAAGGCAGCATCAGTCACCTAGCGGATACGCAATCTACATTAGAAGCGATTAATCCCGACATTCCAGTGACTTACTTAGCAATCTAA
- a CDS encoding LrgB family protein, whose product MWILLTIVVFLFARWVSQKVNSPLCNPLLISIGIIIPILLFFKVPFETYYADNTWITYMLQPAVVALAYPLYEQLPQIRANWRIITFACTLGSVMSMTTTAIIAVAFKADLSLIASLLGKSVTTPIAMEVSSHLGGEAAIAAILVLIVGLFGAIFAYPIYNLIGIKSPIARGLTMGTVSHALGTATCAEKNQEDAAFSSLALVLCGVITSIIAPSIFSVVIWFYS is encoded by the coding sequence ATGTGGATTCTACTGACCATCGTTGTGTTCCTGTTTGCTCGTTGGGTAAGCCAAAAAGTGAACTCACCACTGTGTAACCCTTTACTGATCAGCATTGGCATCATTATTCCAATTCTGTTGTTCTTCAAAGTGCCTTTCGAGACTTACTACGCAGACAACACTTGGATCACTTATATGCTTCAGCCTGCGGTTGTGGCTCTTGCTTACCCTCTTTACGAGCAGTTGCCTCAAATTCGAGCTAACTGGCGCATTATTACCTTTGCCTGCACGTTAGGTAGTGTGATGTCGATGACAACCACAGCAATCATTGCGGTAGCTTTTAAAGCCGACCTTAGCTTGATTGCGAGCCTGTTAGGCAAATCGGTGACGACGCCGATCGCGATGGAAGTATCGAGTCATTTAGGTGGTGAGGCAGCCATTGCGGCAATATTGGTTTTGATCGTAGGTCTGTTCGGGGCGATCTTTGCTTATCCTATCTATAATCTGATTGGTATTAAGAGCCCAATTGCCAGAGGTTTAACCATGGGTACGGTTTCTCACGCTCTGGGCACCGCGACTTGTGCGGAAAAGAACCAAGAAGATGCCGCATTCAGTTCATTGGCTTTGGTGCTCTGTGGCGTTATCACCTCAATCATTGCGCCTAGCATATTTTCAGTTGTGATTTGGTTCTATTCTTAA
- a CDS encoding CidA/LrgA family protein yields the protein MKERLIKLVYCLISFTLIIGALTAGNALQQYLETSIPGSIFGMLILFTAMVIGIVPSHWVQPGASLIIRLMILLFVPISVGLMDHFDMLIANALPIMASAVGGTLIVLVSLSWFLDRLLSRGK from the coding sequence TTGAAAGAAAGATTGATCAAACTCGTTTACTGCTTAATCTCCTTCACCTTAATCATAGGTGCTCTCACTGCAGGTAACGCGTTACAACAATATCTAGAGACCTCAATTCCAGGCAGTATTTTTGGCATGTTGATTCTGTTTACTGCCATGGTGATAGGTATTGTTCCATCACACTGGGTACAACCCGGTGCCAGTCTGATTATTCGTTTAATGATCTTATTGTTCGTCCCAATCAGTGTTGGGCTAATGGATCACTTCGACATGCTTATCGCCAATGCACTGCCAATCATGGCAAGTGCCGTTGGTGGCACGCTCATCGTATTGGTGTCTTTATCATGGTTCTTAGACCGCTTGCTTTCGAGAGGTAAATAA